One region of Moraxella sp. ZY210820 genomic DNA includes:
- a CDS encoding DUF3168 domain-containing protein produces the protein MMKPNNPIFKLLKQSDVLKQHLQDKQIFRLFLAGLAPDEVKLPYVVWQQISRNPLNTLGDRPKMDDYLIQIDVYSHQHQQAQDIAYEIERILETECRVRGSRIEQDPITKNFRVLLEVEMLNPRI, from the coding sequence ATGATGAAACCTAATAATCCGATTTTTAAGTTATTAAAACAATCTGATGTCCTAAAACAACATTTACAAGACAAGCAGATTTTTAGATTATTTTTGGCAGGGCTTGCCCCTGATGAAGTGAAATTGCCTTATGTGGTTTGGCAACAAATTTCACGAAATCCACTCAATACTTTAGGCGATAGACCAAAAATGGACGATTATTTAATTCAAATTGATGTGTATAGTCATCAACATCAACAAGCCCAAGACATCGCCTATGAAATTGAGCGAATTTTAGAAACCGAATGCCGTGTGCGTGGATCACGCATTGAGCAAGACCCTATCACTAAAAATTTTCGAGTGTTGCTCGAAGTTGAAATGTTAAACCCACGAATTTAA
- a CDS encoding phage tail tube protein, with protein sequence MALIKTQGTQVYVIDGTSVHEIGEIINVEPGSDSVNKIDVTPLAEKVAKKYMSGLTDPSESSLSLRFDSNSAAHKKVIELSKSKKEGLTFAIGASDGTAEPTAPSGNVTLPNTRSWWKFVGSIGSASFKFESDNVVTCDVSITRSSTVDFQAKS encoded by the coding sequence ATGGCTTTAATTAAAACACAAGGCACGCAAGTCTATGTGATTGATGGTACAAGCGTGCATGAAATTGGCGAAATCATCAATGTTGAACCAGGTTCAGACAGCGTAAACAAAATTGATGTTACCCCACTTGCTGAAAAAGTAGCAAAAAAATATATGTCAGGTTTAACTGATCCATCAGAATCAAGTTTATCATTGCGTTTTGATAGTAATTCAGCAGCCCATAAAAAAGTAATTGAATTATCAAAAAGCAAAAAAGAAGGCTTGACATTTGCAATTGGTGCGTCCGATGGTACTGCTGAACCAACAGCACCTAGCGGTAATGTTACTTTACCTAATACTCGCTCATGGTGGAAATTTGTCGGTAGCATTGGTTCAGCTAGTTTTAAATTTGAAAGTGATAATGTTGTAACTTGTGATGTCAGCATTACACGCTCATCAACCGTTGATTTTCAGGCTAAATCTTAA
- a CDS encoding phage terminase small subunit P27 family, which translates to MSGTATISGRGRKPKPTKLRELNGNAGKRPLNKDEPQFTEIVAVEPPEWLSEIAVQMWQTITPELLKNKILTVADLHNVEAFCMAYARWREAENDVKINGITITTEATVIKNPAVTVVNEALKQMMQFGALLGLDPSSRTRLIGGAKKETVANPFADL; encoded by the coding sequence ATGAGCGGAACAGCAACAATTAGTGGGCGTGGGCGAAAGCCTAAGCCGACAAAATTGCGTGAATTAAATGGTAATGCAGGTAAACGACCATTGAATAAAGATGAACCGCAATTTACTGAAATCGTGGCGGTTGAACCGCCTGAATGGTTATCAGAAATAGCAGTCCAAATGTGGCAAACTATTACGCCTGAACTGCTTAAAAATAAGATTTTAACTGTGGCAGATTTACACAATGTCGAAGCCTTTTGTATGGCGTATGCAAGATGGCGTGAAGCCGAAAATGATGTCAAAATCAACGGCATTACAATTACAACTGAAGCCACCGTAATCAAAAATCCTGCGGTTACCGTTGTTAATGAGGCTCTAAAACAAATGATGCAATTTGGGGCGTTATTAGGGCTTGACCCATCAAGCCGTACCCGCTTGATTGGTGGGGCGAAAAAAGAAACGGTTGCTAATCCATTTGCAGATTTGTAA
- a CDS encoding phage tail assembly chaperone family protein, TAC encodes MKKLDLNKIVKDDVLVGQPVKHSIKFKHFDEEYQVDVFIKPLSYQTTEPLFKRLTQLDNDKTLVAEWISLAVVNEKGENYLTVDDIQQKFNQQLAMAIFNQILGLENLNDKKDDGGKSN; translated from the coding sequence ATGAAAAAGTTAGATTTAAATAAAATTGTGAAAGATGATGTATTGGTAGGTCAGCCAGTCAAACACTCAATTAAATTTAAGCATTTTGACGAAGAATATCAAGTCGATGTCTTTATCAAACCTTTAAGCTATCAAACAACTGAGCCATTATTTAAGCGTTTAACTCAATTAGATAATGATAAAACCTTAGTAGCGGAGTGGATTAGTTTAGCGGTAGTCAATGAAAAAGGCGAAAATTATTTAACCGTTGATGATATTCAACAAAAATTTAATCAACAATTAGCAATGGCAATCTTTAATCAAATTTTAGGTTTGGAAAACTTAAATGACAAAAAAGATGATGGGGGAAAGTCCAATTAA
- a CDS encoding HK97 family phage prohead protease: MNDFYTKSMQIKAEAVQDDGFFSGYASVFDVEDSYGDVVKKGAFLNSINEWQSKNKMPPVLWQHQRSEVIGVWTKMVEDEKGLYVEGRLLVDHVAKAKEAHALIKAGAIDGLSIGYRVSKWAYDAENSIMELLDIDLKEISIVTFPANEESTVAQVKAERQKDLDEQNAIHILQSIQF, translated from the coding sequence ATGAATGATTTTTACACTAAATCAATGCAAATTAAAGCCGAAGCCGTCCAAGATGACGGCTTTTTTTCGGGCTATGCCAGCGTTTTTGATGTTGAAGATAGTTATGGCGATGTGGTTAAAAAAGGTGCTTTTTTAAACTCTATCAACGAGTGGCAAAGCAAAAATAAAATGCCCCCTGTGCTATGGCAACATCAACGCTCGGAAGTCATTGGCGTGTGGACGAAAATGGTCGAAGACGAAAAAGGCTTGTATGTCGAAGGTCGATTACTCGTTGATCATGTCGCAAAAGCGAAAGAAGCACACGCCCTAATTAAAGCAGGTGCGATTGACGGTTTAAGCATTGGTTATCGTGTTAGCAAATGGGCGTATGATGCCGAAAATAGCATTATGGAATTGTTAGATATTGATTTAAAAGAAATTTCTATCGTTACATTTCCAGCCAACGAAGAAAGCACAGTCGCCCAAGTCAAAGCCGAACGGCAAAAAGATTTAGACGAACAAAACGCAATCCACATTTTACAATCTATCCAATTTTAA
- a CDS encoding head-tail connector protein: MMITLEQVKFQCRIEHDEEDDILTLYILSAQEFCQNYLDRKIYIDNAFDDETGIEITPIIKQAMLLLVAHWYAVRELTPNVPQSVYELLRPYRLMGV, encoded by the coding sequence ATGATGATTACACTTGAGCAAGTAAAATTTCAATGCCGTATCGAACATGACGAAGAAGACGATATTTTAACGTTGTATATTTTATCTGCTCAAGAGTTTTGTCAAAATTACCTTGACCGTAAAATTTATATTGATAATGCTTTTGATGATGAAACAGGCATTGAAATTACACCGATTATCAAACAAGCGATGTTGTTATTGGTGGCTCATTGGTATGCAGTGCGTGAATTAACGCCCAATGTACCTCAATCAGTGTATGAGTTATTACGCCCTTATCGGCTGATGGGGGTGTAA
- a CDS encoding phage tail protein, with the protein MKTFEFEQDLNGNSQNTKFNVLNSNFGDGYEQNTSIGINNRKHEFSYQRTANKALILQIKAFFDEHSGAKAFLWQSPLDGKIKVKTSDYKLNCLGGDVWQISTTFTQVFYP; encoded by the coding sequence ATGAAAACTTTTGAATTTGAACAAGATTTAAACGGAAATAGCCAAAACACCAAGTTTAATGTGTTGAACTCGAATTTTGGCGATGGCTATGAACAAAATACAAGCATAGGTATCAACAACCGTAAACATGAATTTAGCTACCAACGTACTGCAAATAAGGCTTTAATTTTACAGATTAAAGCCTTTTTTGATGAGCATAGCGGAGCGAAAGCGTTTTTATGGCAAAGTCCACTTGACGGAAAAATTAAAGTCAAAACCAGCGATTATAAACTCAATTGCTTAGGGGGTGATGTATGGCAGATTAGCACCACATTTACACAAGTCTTTTATCCTTAA
- a CDS encoding Com family DNA-binding transcriptional regulator encodes MNLIQCGTCGKLLAKAKSFKQLEIKCPRCKTLNYFALSVQNAEQETLEVHAKGKKSRGKS; translated from the coding sequence ATGAATTTAATTCAATGTGGTACTTGTGGAAAACTTTTAGCAAAAGCGAAATCATTTAAGCAATTAGAAATTAAATGCCCACGCTGTAAAACATTAAATTACTTTGCATTGAGCGTCCAGAACGCCGAACAAGAAACCCTAGAGGTTCATGCCAAAGGTAAAAAATCTCGTGGAAAATCGTAA
- a CDS encoding phage portal protein, whose product MSFWSWFGGLFSSQKRLNKGGHVHTFTESHTASGNVVNAETSLKLSAVWACVRLRSQTIASLPLHLYNNDKTIASDHWLYRILHDSPNADMTACEFWEAMVLSLDLWGNAYAFIHRHEKSRRVIALDVLNPEFMTIFREKTGEVYYQYQENGQYQRYHSDDILHIKGMTLDGLVGLSPIQYQSQVMGSQIDANTASNAEFKNQLKTGGFLRTGEKILNDEQRSRLRANLETFSKPENAGKYMVLEAGMDVVSSLRINPKDAQLLESRYFGIEEICRTFGVPPQLIYHTDKASSWASSLEGMNSGFLVYSLRSVLVRIEQTIVKKLLNPSERDLYKPRFAVEGLLRADSQGRANFYTSALQNGWMTRNEVRELEDLPPLDGGDVLTVQLNLTPLDKLGITNE is encoded by the coding sequence ATGAGTTTTTGGAGTTGGTTTGGCGGTTTGTTTAGTAGTCAGAAACGGCTAAATAAAGGCGGTCATGTACACACATTTACCGAGAGCCACACAGCGAGCGGGAATGTAGTAAACGCTGAAACATCGCTAAAATTATCAGCGGTGTGGGCGTGCGTACGATTGCGTAGCCAAACGATTGCCAGTTTACCATTGCATTTGTATAACAATGATAAAACCATTGCATCAGACCATTGGCTTTATCGTATTTTGCACGATAGCCCAAATGCCGATATGACAGCGTGCGAATTTTGGGAGGCAATGGTGTTAAGTTTGGATTTATGGGGCAATGCCTACGCCTTTATCCATCGTCATGAAAAATCTCGCCGTGTGATTGCCCTAGATGTATTAAACCCTGAATTTATGACGATTTTCAGAGAAAAAACGGGCGAAGTTTATTATCAATATCAAGAAAATGGGCAATATCAGCGTTATCATAGTGATGATATTTTGCACATTAAAGGTATGACATTGGACGGCTTAGTTGGTTTATCTCCTATTCAATATCAATCTCAAGTAATGGGTTCACAGATTGATGCGAATACTGCATCAAATGCAGAATTTAAAAATCAGTTGAAAACAGGCGGATTTTTAAGAACAGGCGAAAAAATCTTAAATGATGAACAACGCAGTCGCCTAAGAGCCAATTTAGAAACTTTTTCTAAGCCTGAAAATGCAGGTAAATATATGGTTCTTGAGGCGGGTATGGACGTGGTCTCAAGTTTGCGTATCAATCCCAAAGATGCCCAACTTTTAGAAAGTCGTTATTTTGGCATTGAAGAAATTTGCCGTACTTTTGGCGTACCACCACAGTTGATTTATCACACAGACAAAGCAAGCTCATGGGCAAGCAGTTTGGAAGGTATGAACTCAGGATTTTTGGTGTATTCGTTGCGGTCAGTGTTAGTGCGAATTGAACAAACAATTGTCAAAAAATTACTTAATCCATCGGAGCGTGATTTATACAAGCCACGATTTGCGGTTGAAGGTTTATTGCGTGCTGACAGTCAAGGGCGTGCTAATTTTTATACTTCAGCATTGCAAAATGGTTGGATGACGAGAAATGAAGTTAGAGAATTAGAAGATTTACCGCCTTTAGATGGTGGCGATGTCTTAACTGTACAGCTTAATTTAACGCCTTTAGATAAATTGGGAATAACAAATGAATGA
- a CDS encoding HK97-gp10 family putative phage morphogenesis protein yields MTNKIISQLKGFEDIQRKMRQLADDKKLVNATKRAVRQAMKPVVESARQNAQAIDDPETRENIAKNITYKAGRTKQKSNYVVGRVGVLGGASRNDKSKTIVIKERRKKGEAKQTFADNEIGLTGGDTRHWRYIEFGTQHIPAVPFMRPALENNREKVIDTFRNAMSTELDKELS; encoded by the coding sequence ATGACAAATAAAATTATCTCACAATTAAAAGGATTTGAAGACATCCAGCGTAAAATGCGACAACTGGCAGATGATAAAAAACTGGTCAATGCAACTAAAAGAGCCGTTCGCCAAGCGATGAAACCAGTTGTAGAAAGTGCAAGACAAAACGCACAAGCAATTGATGACCCTGAAACCAGAGAAAATATCGCAAAAAATATCACATATAAAGCGGGTCGCACGAAACAAAAATCCAATTATGTGGTTGGTCGTGTTGGCGTGCTTGGCGGTGCTAGTCGCAATGATAAAAGCAAAACTATTGTCATCAAAGAGCGTAGAAAAAAAGGCGAAGCAAAACAAACTTTTGCAGATAATGAAATTGGCTTAACTGGTGGCGATACTCGCCACTGGCGTTATATTGAATTTGGTACGCAACATATTCCCGCCGTGCCATTTATGCGACCCGCACTTGAAAATAACCGTGAAAAAGTAATTGATACGTTTAGAAATGCCATGAGTACAGAACTTGATAAGGAATTATCATGA
- a CDS encoding DNA adenine methylase: protein MPKVKNLVENRKIYNSAPLPFVGQKRNFLKHFRALINQHIPDDGENWTIVDVFGGSGLLAHNAKCLKPKATVIYNDYDGYTERLKNITDINRLRQIIYNILEPFPKDKRINDETKQSIINVIHNFDGYIDVRSVSTWLLFSSKQISSIDELSKHEMYNNIRLTDYKTADDYLHGLEITSQSFDKLLPQYYHQPNTLLLLDPPYICTQQQAYALSKYFGMVKFLTLMQMVRPPYIFFSSTRSELLDYLQYVEQYEPQTWQRTGGFDKINIQVTLNGSGANYEDNMIYRFK from the coding sequence ATGCCAAAGGTAAAAAATCTCGTGGAAAATCGTAAAATTTACAATTCCGCCCCACTTCCTTTCGTTGGACAAAAACGAAATTTTCTTAAACATTTCCGAGCGTTAATTAATCAACATATCCCTGATGATGGCGAGAATTGGACAATTGTTGATGTGTTTGGTGGTAGTGGTTTATTAGCCCATAATGCCAAATGCTTAAAACCCAAAGCAACCGTTATCTATAATGATTATGATGGTTATACCGAACGATTAAAAAATATCACAGATATTAATCGTTTACGACAAATCATATATAACATTTTAGAACCATTCCCCAAAGATAAACGAATTAATGACGAAACAAAGCAATCTATAATCAATGTCATTCACAATTTTGATGGCTATATTGATGTTCGTAGTGTAAGTACATGGTTACTATTTAGTAGCAAACAAATTAGTAGTATTGATGAATTATCCAAACATGAAATGTATAATAACATTCGTTTGACTGATTATAAAACAGCAGATGATTATTTACATGGATTGGAAATTACATCACAAAGTTTCGATAAACTACTTCCTCAATATTATCATCAACCCAACACACTATTATTACTTGACCCACCCTATATCTGTACACAGCAACAAGCATACGCATTAAGTAAATATTTTGGCATGGTTAAATTTTTAACATTAATGCAAATGGTACGACCACCTTATATTTTCTTTAGTAGTACACGCAGTGAGCTGTTAGATTATTTGCAATATGTTGAACAATATGAACCCCAAACATGGCAACGTACAGGCGGTTTCGACAAAATCAATATTCAAGTTACCTTAAATGGTAGTGGTGCAAATTATGAAGACAATATGATTTACCGTTTCAAATAA
- a CDS encoding phage major capsid protein, which translates to MSDTTEKSKTQLAQEFAQATDKVKEMAEELKGKMANGEKLSQSAIDKADEALVTMNELKARLDDVEQKSYRRAGHGEPQYKSIGDEFVNSKQYLDLKDNQGNGRFAKLEVKATITSATTNADGSAGALVNPHRVNGVITPPNQRLTMRDLIMAGSTDSNSIVYLRETGFTNNAKAQSAEGEKLAQSSIKYDEQSVAVKTLGHFVKVSSQILDDAPQLASNIDGRLYYGLKLVEDRQILNGDGLGGNLKGIMPQATDFADPASLAKYSKIDQLRLAILQVALAEYPANGFVLNPIDWATIELTKDENNNYIIGNPQGSIAPSLWRLPVVETQAIGLGKFLTGAFDLAAQLYDRKLSTIEAGFENDDFTKLLTTLRATERLALAVYRPEAFIKGTLADKG; encoded by the coding sequence ATGTCTGATACCACAGAAAAAAGCAAAACCCAACTCGCTCAAGAATTTGCCCAAGCGACTGATAAAGTCAAAGAAATGGCAGAAGAACTCAAGGGCAAAATGGCAAATGGCGAAAAGTTAAGCCAATCGGCAATTGATAAAGCTGATGAAGCTTTAGTAACGATGAATGAATTAAAGGCACGCCTTGATGATGTGGAACAAAAATCCTATCGCCGTGCAGGTCATGGCGAGCCACAATATAAAAGTATTGGCGATGAGTTTGTAAACTCGAAACAATACTTAGATTTAAAGGACAATCAAGGCAATGGGCGTTTTGCTAAATTAGAAGTTAAAGCAACCATTACATCAGCAACAACCAATGCGGACGGTTCAGCAGGTGCTTTGGTTAATCCGCACCGTGTCAATGGCGTGATTACGCCACCTAATCAGCGATTAACCATGCGTGATTTAATCATGGCTGGTTCAACAGATAGTAACAGCATTGTATATTTGCGTGAAACTGGTTTTACCAATAATGCTAAAGCCCAAAGTGCAGAAGGCGAAAAACTCGCTCAATCAAGCATTAAATATGATGAACAATCTGTTGCGGTTAAAACTTTAGGACATTTTGTCAAAGTATCGAGCCAAATTTTAGATGATGCTCCACAATTAGCAAGCAATATTGATGGGCGTTTATATTATGGTTTAAAACTGGTTGAAGACCGTCAAATTTTAAATGGTGATGGTTTAGGCGGTAATCTTAAAGGGATTATGCCACAGGCTACAGACTTTGCTGACCCTGCAAGTTTGGCGAAATATAGTAAAATTGACCAGTTACGTTTAGCAATTTTGCAGGTTGCTTTAGCGGAATACCCTGCCAATGGTTTTGTACTCAATCCGATTGATTGGGCAACCATTGAATTAACCAAAGATGAAAATAATAATTATATTATCGGCAATCCACAAGGTTCGATTGCTCCATCATTATGGCGTTTACCTGTTGTAGAAACGCAAGCGATTGGTTTAGGTAAGTTTTTAACTGGTGCGTTTGATTTAGCAGCTCAACTGTATGACCGTAAGTTATCGACCATTGAAGCAGGTTTTGAAAATGATGACTTTACTAAGTTATTAACAACGCTCCGAGCGACTGAGCGATTAGCCTTAGCCGTGTATCGCCCTGAAGCCTTTATTAAAGGCACATTAGCTGACAAAGGTTAA
- a CDS encoding phage head closure protein has protein sequence MNAGELKHRITIEQSITVQDENTGEISQQWQVLGTFWGKFIHLSSKEMLQAQAVQSQLSARLTIRHSLKTAQIDTAMRVRFGNQIYNIIGQPIPDHKDGKTWITLELSTA, from the coding sequence ATGAATGCAGGCGAACTCAAACATCGGATTACGATTGAGCAATCAATCACGGTGCAAGACGAAAATACAGGCGAAATTAGCCAACAATGGCAAGTATTGGGTACATTTTGGGGGAAATTTATCCATCTAAGCAGTAAAGAAATGCTACAGGCTCAAGCGGTGCAAAGTCAATTATCCGCACGTCTAACCATTCGCCACAGTTTAAAAACTGCTCAAATTGATACGGCTATGCGTGTACGATTTGGTAATCAGATTTACAACATTATCGGTCAGCCAATCCCTGACCATAAAGACGGTAAAACGTGGATAACTTTAGAATTATCAACAGCGTAA
- a CDS encoding phage minor tail protein L — protein sequence MLNADFQKLHVDGLITLYELNAEKLGAGILRFHSHMQSGNIVFRGQTFEPMAMQVSGLEMRTDGKASAPNMTMANNINGIQGAVSAYCLQFNDFAGAELKVITTLAKYLDAVNFDDGNPHASDECKEQIWYVEQKTSENAQQVSFELSNPVDFEGLKIPVRQISNYCHWAVCEKYRGEECGYTGTARFNYDNQPTDNPELDKCCGTLKACQLRFGRNKPLSFGGFPASSLLGN from the coding sequence ATGTTAAATGCTGATTTTCAAAAATTACACGTTGATGGTTTAATTACACTATACGAACTCAATGCCGAAAAATTGGGAGCAGGTATTTTACGTTTTCACTCGCATATGCAATCTGGCAATATTGTGTTTAGGGGACAAACATTTGAACCGATGGCTATGCAAGTGTCAGGCTTGGAAATGCGAACCGATGGTAAAGCCTCAGCCCCTAATATGACAATGGCAAATAACATTAATGGTATTCAAGGGGCGGTATCGGCTTATTGTTTACAATTTAATGACTTTGCAGGAGCTGAATTAAAAGTCATTACCACCTTAGCTAAATATTTAGATGCGGTTAATTTTGATGATGGCAACCCACACGCAAGCGATGAATGCAAAGAGCAAATTTGGTACGTTGAGCAAAAAACATCAGAAAATGCTCAACAAGTCAGTTTTGAATTGTCTAATCCTGTTGATTTTGAAGGTCTAAAAATCCCTGTACGTCAAATTAGTAATTATTGTCATTGGGCAGTTTGTGAAAAATATCGTGGCGAAGAGTGCGGTTATACAGGTACAGCTCGCTTTAATTATGATAATCAGCCGACAGATAATCCTGAACTAGACAAATGTTGTGGTACGCTTAAAGCATGTCAGTTACGTTTTGGGCGTAATAAACCGCTCTCATTTGGCGGTTTTCCTGCCAGTAGCTTATTGGGGAATTAG
- a CDS encoding terminase large subunit, whose product MKNNDFPNVAKAEKYAQDIIDGKIISNKWIKLACKRHFDDLKLSENDDFPYYFDPKKAERVAKFIQLLPHTKGKWASKGEKITLEPWQIFACCIPFGWLKKSTGFRRYSKILIFVCRKNGKSAIAAGIGNYMFCADGEFGAEVYSGATTEKQAWEVFRPAKLMVQRTPELKDYFGVEVNASNMNRITDGSRFEPVIGNPGDGASPSCAIVDEYHEHKDDKLYDTMETGMGAREQPIMLVITTAGSNIGGPCYLMVREAEKMLDGVTDIPDLWAILYGKDVDDDWTSDIALRKANPNYDVSVSGEFLLARQRDAKQSSTKQNVFRTKHLNEWVGAKNAWMNMAKWRQAPQRKSLHELDGRTCYIGLDLATKIDMVATILLFPPTADDPYYHVHGRYYLPDVRVLEELDSNTDRYRQFDADGLLTLTMGEVVDFDTIKDDLREFYSRFDVQEIAYDPWQATQLAQELEKENMTMVELRHTVQNMSEPMKELEALVLQKKLAHGDCPIMTWMMSNVVATLDKKENIYPNKERAENKIDGVVALIMALGRALVHQRDMDNSNIDDFLNNPIIG is encoded by the coding sequence ATGAAAAATAACGATTTTCCTAATGTTGCTAAAGCTGAAAAATACGCCCAAGACATTATTGACGGGAAAATCATATCAAATAAATGGATTAAACTCGCTTGTAAACGTCATTTTGACGATTTAAAATTAAGCGAAAATGATGATTTTCCCTATTATTTTGACCCAAAAAAAGCTGAACGAGTAGCAAAATTTATCCAATTATTGCCACACACAAAAGGAAAATGGGCAAGTAAAGGCGAAAAAATCACGCTTGAGCCATGGCAAATTTTCGCTTGTTGTATTCCGTTCGGTTGGCTGAAAAAATCAACTGGCTTTAGACGTTATAGCAAGATTTTAATTTTTGTCTGTCGTAAAAATGGCAAGTCTGCTATCGCCGCAGGAATTGGCAATTATATGTTTTGTGCTGATGGCGAATTTGGTGCGGAAGTGTATAGCGGTGCGACTACAGAAAAGCAAGCATGGGAAGTTTTTAGACCTGCAAAATTGATGGTCCAACGCACGCCAGAACTGAAAGATTATTTTGGTGTAGAAGTAAACGCATCCAATATGAACCGTATTACTGATGGTAGCCGTTTTGAGCCAGTCATCGGCAATCCAGGGGACGGAGCAAGCCCAAGTTGTGCCATTGTCGATGAATATCATGAACATAAAGATGATAAATTGTACGATACCATGGAAACAGGTATGGGGGCAAGGGAACAGCCCATTATGCTTGTGATTACCACAGCAGGCTCGAATATCGGCGGTCCGTGCTATTTAATGGTGCGTGAAGCTGAAAAAATGCTTGACGGCGTAACCGATATTCCTGATTTGTGGGCGATTCTGTACGGCAAAGATGTCGATGACGATTGGACCAGCGATATTGCCCTACGCAAAGCCAATCCTAATTATGATGTGTCAGTCAGCGGTGAATTTTTGCTTGCTCGTCAGCGAGATGCCAAACAATCATCAACAAAGCAAAACGTTTTTAGAACAAAACATTTAAATGAATGGGTGGGTGCTAAAAATGCGTGGATGAACATGGCAAAATGGCGACAAGCTCCACAGCGTAAATCATTGCATGAGCTTGATGGGCGAACCTGTTATATTGGACTGGATTTAGCGACAAAAATCGATATGGTCGCTACAATTTTACTGTTTCCACCGACTGCCGATGACCCTTATTATCATGTACATGGTCGCTATTATTTGCCAGATGTGCGAGTTTTGGAAGAATTGGATAGTAATACAGACCGCTATCGCCAGTTTGATGCTGATGGATTATTGACTTTGACCATGGGCGAAGTGGTGGATTTTGATACCATTAAAGACGATTTACGAGAATTTTATAGTCGTTTTGACGTGCAAGAAATCGCCTATGACCCATGGCAAGCGACACAACTCGCCCAAGAGTTAGAAAAAGAAAATATGACCATGGTCGAATTACGTCATACTGTGCAAAATATGTCCGAGCCAATGAAAGAACTTGAAGCGTTAGTTTTGCAGAAAAAATTAGCACATGGCGACTGCCCTATTATGACATGGATGATGTCTAACGTGGTCGCAACCTTAGACAAAAAAGAAAATATCTACCCAAATAAAGAACGAGCCGAAAATAAAATTGATGGTGTGGTCGCTCTGATTATGGCATTAGGGCGTGCGTTGGTTCATCAACGAGATATGGACAATAGCAATATTGATGACTTTTTAAACAACCCAATTATAGGCTAG
- a CDS encoding HNH endonuclease — translation MPSTPCRFKGCSGLVNSRLKRGYCDKHAHLRTQSNWSSYQHKQGNTTERGYGHAWRKRRAEVLARDQYLCQVCLAQGYFTPATEVDHIINKANGGTDDMENLQSICKTCHKTKTQTESHGGRGGKKV, via the coding sequence ATGCCATCAACGCCGTGCAGATTTAAAGGCTGTTCAGGGCTTGTAAACAGTCGCTTAAAACGTGGTTATTGCGACAAACACGCACACTTACGCACACAAAGCAACTGGTCAAGCTATCAGCATAAACAAGGTAATACAACTGAACGTGGTTATGGTCATGCGTGGCGTAAACGCCGTGCTGAAGTTTTAGCACGAGACCAATATTTATGCCAAGTGTGCCTAGCTCAAGGTTATTTTACGCCTGCAACCGAAGTAGATCACATCATCAACAAAGCCAATGGCGGAACGGATGACATGGAAAATCTACAATCAATCTGTAAAACCTGTCATAAAACCAAAACACAAACCGAATCGCACGGCGGTAGGGGCGGTAAAAAAGTTTAA